Part of the Deferrivibrio essentukiensis genome is shown below.
GTAAGTATTGAGGAAGCTGAAGAAAAGATAAATCTTGGGATGAAAATTCAGATAAGGCAAGGCTCTGCTGCACAAGATTTCAGCACTCTTTACCCGTTGTTTGAGAAGTATCCTGATTATTGTATGTTTTGCTCCGATGACTTGCATCCTGATAACCTTGTGGATGGGCATATAAACCTTCTCGTGAAAAAGTCCGTGGAACTTGGTGTTGATATTTTTAAGGTACTAAAGGCTGCAACACTTAATCCCGTCAAACATTACGGACTTGATGTGGGGCTTTTGCAGGTAGGGGACAGTGCAGATTTTATTGTGGTTTCCGATTTGAAAAATTTTGAAGTACTAAGAACATACATAAATGGTGAAATTGTTGCCAGAAACGGTAGACCGGAGTACCCATATAAGTCATTTGAAAAGGTTAATAATTTTAAGAAATATAAATTAAGCCAGGAAGATTTTCAAATTAAAAGCGAAAAAGATATGGAAGTAAATGTTATCACTGTGCATGACAACAGTCTGATTACAAGCAGAGAAAGATTTAAGATAAATTCTATTGCAGGTGAGCTTGTCGCCGATACAAGTAGAGATACTTTAAAGATTGCGGTAGTAAATCGCTATGAAAAATCAAAACCTGCAGTAGGTTTTATTAAAAACTTCGGGCTAAAATCAGGGGCAATTGCTTCAAGCGTGGCACACGATTCACACAATATTGTCGCGGTAGGTTGTGACAATGACAGCCTTTGTCGTGTTGTAAATCTTATAATGGAAAATGAGGGTGGAATAAGTGCAAGTGACGGGGTGACAGATGAGATATTACCTTTATCATTTGCCGGTATTATGAGTGGTGATGATGGCTACAATGTAGCAAAAATGTATAAAAAACTTGATGTTATGGCAAAAAATATGGGGAGCAAGTTGACTTCACCATTTATGACACTTTCATTTATGGCACTTTTAGTTATCCCTGACCTTAAAATGAGTGATAAAGGCTTGTTTGATTCGCAAAATTTCAAATTTATAGGCCTTTAAGAATAAATTTATTTTTTAAAAGAGGTCTAATCTCTGACATCACCCCATTTTTTTATATAATTGACATTTAGTTACAATAATAATGCTTCCAAGATTTTGCATATTATTTTCATCCAAAAAAGCAACAATAACAACAAAATGGAGGCAAT
Proteins encoded:
- the ade gene encoding adenine deaminase — encoded protein: MKISGNIVDVIKEEIYPGYIVVENGRIQDIVRENLKSDKFILPGFIDSHIHIESSMLLPYEFARIASTHGTVACVADPHEIANVLGRKGVEFMHQNAQGSAIKVYFGVPSCVPATNYETAGGKIDIEDIKYLFEKYDLKFLGEMMNVPSVIYNDENVAEKIEIAKKLNRKIDGHAPKLRGADLKKYIEAGIVADHESVSIEEAEEKINLGMKIQIRQGSAAQDFSTLYPLFEKYPDYCMFCSDDLHPDNLVDGHINLLVKKSVELGVDIFKVLKAATLNPVKHYGLDVGLLQVGDSADFIVVSDLKNFEVLRTYINGEIVARNGRPEYPYKSFEKVNNFKKYKLSQEDFQIKSEKDMEVNVITVHDNSLITSRERFKINSIAGELVADTSRDTLKIAVVNRYEKSKPAVGFIKNFGLKSGAIASSVAHDSHNIVAVGCDNDSLCRVVNLIMENEGGISASDGVTDEILPLSFAGIMSGDDGYNVAKMYKKLDVMAKNMGSKLTSPFMTLSFMALLVIPDLKMSDKGLFDSQNFKFIGL